Proteins encoded in a region of the Triticum dicoccoides isolate Atlit2015 ecotype Zavitan chromosome 3A, WEW_v2.0, whole genome shotgun sequence genome:
- the LOC119268070 gene encoding DEAD-box ATP-dependent RNA helicase 40-like produces the protein MSGTAAPRYAPDDPTVPKPWRGLVDGTTGYLYYWNPDTNVTQYEKPVPPEAQLPPPPPLPPPPPRARGRDRRDRSRSRSRSRSRTPPRREHRDHDRDRDRRRHDEHDSFKSSSSHHHLPPAATIIPTAAADDPSAEAYRRRHEITVIGDNVPAPITEFDSGVIPLDILKEIQRAGFPSPTPIQAQSWPIALLNQDVVAIAKTGSGKTLGYLLPGFMHIKRMQNSTRSGPTVLVLAPTRELATQILDEAVKFGRSSRISSTCLYGGAPKGPQLRDLERGVDVVVATPGRLNDILEMRKISLKQVSYLVLDEADRMLDMGFEPQIRKIVRDIPSGRQTLMYTATWPKEVRRIADELLVHPVQVTIGSVDELVANKAITQHVEVVTPSEKLRRLEQILRSHDSGSKILIFCTTKRMCDQLSRTLNRQFGAAAIHGDKSQNEREKVLSQFRSGRSPILVATDVAARGLDIKDIRVVINYDFPTGVEDYVHRIGRTGRAGATGLAYTFLCDQDSKYAADLIKILEGADQDVPPELLDMVSRGGRGRKRNKWATRSERGGGSRSELDSRYGGRLEGSRGGRGKDDYGGRGRNDYGGSRRSARGRSRSLSRSDSDRRSPSPKRRRHDVQASRSRTRSRSRSRSRSRSRNKSRNRSRSRSRSRSYTRNRRASRSRSRSPGARRKTERRAGSGSTRPDSAHPVEKKSSPNAHPSNDHKSRSVDPSNDYQAEDGKMGKVDLDRSPSLQEQGDKSAPYSPVYNGEGGRGSMSPNGEPVVDAKPVEVFVSSKKREDEEEGMIDEEGEEGMIADDDPRAIAAVQNGDDK, from the exons ATGTCGGGAACCGCGGCCCCACGGTACGCGCCGGACGaccctacggtgccgaagccgtggcGCGGGCTGGTGGACGGCACCACCGGCTACCTCTACTACTGGAATCCGGATACCAACGTCACCCAGTACGAGAAGCCCGTGCCGCCGGAAGCTCAGCTCCCGCCGCCCCCGCCtctcccgcctcctcctccgcgcgccCGCGGCCGGGACCGTCGAGACCGTTCCCGATCTCGCTCCCGCTCCCGTTCTCGCACACCGCCTCGGCGTGAACACCGGGACCACGACCGCGACCGCGACAGGCgccgtcacgacgagcacgactcttTCAAGTCGTCGTCGTCCCATCACCATCTTCCTCCGGCTGCCACCATCATCCCTACAGCCGCAGCTGATGATCCATCAGCTGAAGCATACCGCCGTCGCCATGAGATCACAGTCATC GGGGATAACGTGCCGGCTCCCATAACTGAGTTTGACTCTGGTGTCATCCCGCTTGATATACTCAAGGAG ATACAACGCGCCGGATTCCCAAGTCCAACGCCTATCCAAGCCCAGTCCTGGCCAATTGCCTTGCTCAATCAAGACGTTGTAGCTATTGCCAAGACAGGATCTGGAAAAACTCTCGGGTATTTGCTTCCTGGGTTTATGCATATAAAGCGTATGCAGAACAGCACAAGGTCTGGCCCAACAGTGTTAGTTTTGGCACCTACCAGAGAGCTCGCAACACAGATTTTGGACGAAGCTGTGAAATTTGGCAGATCATCAAGAATTTCTTCTACG TGCCTTTATGGCGGTGCTCCTAAAGGGCCCCAGTTAAGAGATTTAGAAAGAGGGGTTGATGTTGTTGTTGCAACACCTGGAAGGTTGAACGACATTCTAGAAATGCGGAAAATAAGCCTAAAGCAGGTCTCGTACCTTGTTCTAGACGAGGCTGACCGCATGCTAGATATGGGGTTTGAACCACAAATACGAAAAATAGTAAGAGACATACCTTCTGGTCGGCAAACTCTTATGTACACTGCTACTTGGCCCAAGGAAGTCCGAAGAATTGCagatgagcttcttgttcaccctgTCCAGGTGACCATTGGAAGTGTGGATGAGCTTGTTGCTAATAAAGCTATTACTCAG CATGTGGAGGTGGTCACTCCCTCAGAAAAGCTTCGGCGTCTGGAGCAAATATTGCGATCCCATGATTCAGGTTCCAAGATACTAATATTCTGTACCACCAAGAGAATGTGCGACCAACTATCAAGGACACTCAATAGGCAATTTGGAGCGGCTGCCATTCATGGTGACAAGTCTCAGAATGAAAGAGAGAAGGTCCTGAGTCAATTTAGATCTGGACGATCTCCTATTTTGGTAGCTACAGATGTTGCGGCACGAGGTTTAGACATCAAAGATATCAG ggttgTGATCAACTATGACTTCCCCACTGGTGTTGAGGACTATGTTCACAGGATTGGCAGGACAGGAAGGGCTGGTGCCACTGGTTTGGCCTATACATTTTTGTGTGATCAGGATTCAAAATATGCTGCCGACCTAATTAAAATCCTGGAAGGGGCAGACCAAGATGTTCCTCCTGAACTGTTAGACATGGTCTCTCGGGGTGGGCGTGGTAGGAAACGTAACAAATGGGCAACCCGCTCTGAGAGGGGTGGTGGTTCACGCTCTGAACTGGATTCAAGGTATGGTGGCAGGTTAGAGGGTAGTCGCGGTGGACGTGGAAAGGATGATTATGGTGGCCGTGGCAG GAATGATTACGGCGGGTCTCGCAGGTCTGCTAGAGGTCGCAGCAGAAGCCTTAGCAGGAGTGACAGTGATAGGCGCAGCCCAAGCCCCAAGAGACGGCGCCATGATGTGCAGGCTAGCCGTAGCAGGACTAGAAGTCGGAGCCGGAGCAGGAGCCGGAGCAGGAGCAGAAACAAGAGCAGGAACAGGAGCCGGAGCAGGAGCCGGAGCAGGAGTTACACTAGGAATCGTCGTGCTAGCCGCAGCAGGAGTCGTAGCCCTGGAGCTAGACGTAAGACTGAAAGAAGAGCTGGCTCTGGGTCTACACGTCCTGACTCTGCCCACCCAGTGGAGAAGAAAAGCTCACCCAATGCTCACCCTTCAAATGACCACAAGAGCCGCAGTGTCGACCCTTCAAATGACTATCAGGCGGAGGATGGGAAGATGGGAAAGGTTGATCTGGATCGGTCGCCTAGTCTGCAGGAGCAGGGTGACAAGTCTGCTCCATATAGTCCTGTGTATAATGGCGAAGGAGGCAGGGGGTCAATGAGCCCTAATGGCGAGCCAGTGGTGGATGCTAAACCTGTGGAAGTCTTTGTGAGCAGCAAGAAGAGGGAGGATGAAGAGGAAGGTATGATAGATGAAGAGGGAGAGGAGGGTATGATAGCCGATGATGACCCTCGCGCAATTGCAGCTGTGCAGAACGGTGATGATAAGTGA